In a genomic window of Streptococcus oralis subsp. tigurinus:
- a CDS encoding DUF7675 family protein, with product MMLNNDLTECDKPSSSDGMDKVFISESNIEGYSDFYKNNEESKIWWIDKIDVRGELLFSFDQQKIYNLFLDYPHNMMEEEVRIFDSENPFWREFFQ from the coding sequence ATGATGTTAAATAACGACTTAACGGAATGCGATAAACCAAGTTCATCCGATGGAATGGATAAAGTTTTTATTTCAGAGTCTAATATTGAAGGATACAGTGATTTTTACAAAAATAATGAAGAATCAAAAATTTGGTGGATTGATAAGATAGATGTTAGAGGAGAGCTGTTGTTCAGTTTTGATCAGCAAAAAATTTATAACTTATTTCTTGATTATCCCCACAATATGATGGAAGAAGAAGTTAGAATTTTTGATAGTGAAAATCCTTTCTGGAGAGAATTTTTTCAATGA
- a CDS encoding helix-turn-helix domain-containing protein: MNRLQELRKKNGDTQKTLAELLGVSEMTISRWEKETELKIKYEYLQKLAEHFKVSIGQLLGHEDNFIETVKELSQKDGSDEAFFKAFRAYYELKTADGTENLLTLKGEDFLNRYREEILKSLIPNFNELSKHDIEKYLSDDKIINEAEQKLNDFLFTLGTLNPQEVQLLVNFIFLSEEDKQIVLNLLKSLSDK; encoded by the coding sequence ATGAACAGATTACAAGAGTTACGAAAAAAGAACGGGGATACCCAGAAGACACTTGCTGAACTTCTTGGAGTATCAGAGATGACTATATCCCGTTGGGAAAAAGAAACAGAATTAAAAATTAAATATGAATACTTACAAAAATTAGCAGAACATTTTAAAGTTAGCATTGGTCAGCTTTTAGGCCATGAAGATAATTTTATTGAAACCGTAAAAGAACTTAGTCAAAAAGATGGTTCAGATGAAGCTTTTTTTAAAGCTTTTAGAGCATACTATGAATTAAAAACGGCTGATGGTACTGAGAATCTATTAACTTTAAAAGGGGAAGATTTTCTAAATAGGTATCGTGAAGAAATTTTAAAAAGTCTCATTCCAAATTTTAACGAGTTAAGCAAGCATGACATAGAAAAATACTTATCAGATGATAAGATTATTAATGAAGCAGAGCAAAAACTTAATGATTTTCTATTTACTCTTGGAACATTAAACCCTCAAGAGGTTCAATTATTGGTAAACTTCATCTTTCTATCTGAAGAAGATAAACAGATTGTGTTAAACCTATTAAAATCGTTGTCAGATAAATAA
- a CDS encoding virulence-associated E family protein produces the protein MNSEEIVTKIIEENQQQIPPTVVDLTQARETNEDNNSLNLTPKTKGKGFAVTLDNLKKILSGDSKLKGAIQYNTFTYEIDVTKATKLNGRTLSGTIDDLIIREIRAYIATKYKIDYKKGDIADILEVVAGEHSYNPLKDYLESCESEYRELVNQRDPFAILRHYLNIKDDEYNRIVMDLFFRGAIAKVFDPSIKFDFVLDLTGRQGVGKTQFFEGLFTHKYFTTVETFTDKDDKARMVRNWCVFDDEMVASKKASFSELKKFITETKLEYRPPYASSDRRLPKSFIIVRATNDHDYLNDLTGERRFLVAEVHKDTTYKDRKWTEKDRRAFWGAMVVAWKSNQSLTLTDEQENLVNEVRSRYKFADETLEDLERYLALPYPKNMYQYPISDRTRYYYIYDMMNEGYFRNSEGGTAELDTDKYGELVDRSKMTINLFFQEVYLTDNVPSKDKAKVKKFMQNRDGWEHKRSLKFGKSVKPGYSKPKR, from the coding sequence TTGAATAGTGAAGAAATTGTAACTAAAATTATCGAAGAGAATCAGCAACAAATACCGCCTACCGTGGTGGACTTGACCCAAGCAAGAGAGACCAACGAGGATAATAATAGTCTGAATCTAACACCGAAAACCAAAGGGAAAGGCTTTGCGGTTACCTTGGACAATCTTAAGAAGATTTTAAGTGGAGATAGCAAACTGAAGGGGGCGATACAGTACAATACATTCACTTATGAAATTGACGTGACAAAAGCAACAAAATTGAACGGTAGAACCTTAAGCGGAACCATTGACGACCTAATTATTAGAGAGATTAGGGCTTATATTGCTACAAAGTACAAGATAGATTATAAAAAAGGGGATATCGCTGATATTTTGGAGGTGGTGGCTGGTGAGCATAGCTACAACCCTTTAAAAGACTATCTGGAATCATGCGAAAGCGAATATAGAGAGTTAGTGAATCAGCGTGATCCCTTTGCTATTTTAAGGCATTATCTGAATATCAAAGATGACGAATATAACCGTATTGTCATGGACTTGTTTTTCCGTGGGGCGATTGCTAAGGTATTTGATCCCTCTATTAAGTTTGACTTTGTGCTGGACTTGACTGGAAGGCAGGGAGTAGGAAAGACCCAATTTTTTGAGGGACTATTCACTCACAAGTATTTTACAACCGTTGAAACTTTCACAGACAAAGACGATAAGGCTAGAATGGTTAGAAATTGGTGTGTATTTGATGATGAAATGGTGGCCAGTAAAAAGGCTAGTTTTTCAGAGTTGAAGAAGTTCATCACCGAAACCAAACTAGAGTATAGACCGCCTTATGCTTCCAGTGATAGACGACTACCCAAGAGTTTTATCATCGTGAGGGCAACTAATGATCATGATTATTTGAACGACTTAACAGGGGAAAGGCGCTTTCTTGTTGCTGAAGTACATAAGGATACCACTTATAAGGACAGGAAGTGGACGGAAAAAGACCGTAGAGCCTTTTGGGGCGCTATGGTAGTAGCTTGGAAGTCTAACCAGTCTTTGACGCTGACAGACGAGCAGGAGAACCTGGTAAATGAGGTAAGAAGTAGGTACAAATTTGCTGATGAAACTCTTGAGGATTTGGAGCGTTATTTAGCCTTGCCTTATCCCAAAAATATGTACCAGTATCCAATATCAGATCGGACAAGATACTATTATATCTATGACATGATGAACGAAGGATATTTTAGAAATAGCGAAGGTGGAACGGCGGAACTGGATACAGATAAATATGGTGAATTGGTAGATAGGAGCAAGATGACCATTAACCTATTTTTCCAAGAGGTATATTTGACTGATAATGTACCATCAAAGGATAAGGCAAAGGTTAAAAAATTCATGCAAAATCGTGACGGTTGGGAACACAAACGATCTTTAAAATTTGGAAAAAGTGTTAAGCCTGGTTACTCAAAACCTAAAAGGTAG
- a CDS encoding DUF2292 domain-containing protein, whose translation MNPNKDYTPFLQDNFIIFVKNGIIEMKKIPDFGSVVFTSQDGNIVQIETTIKER comes from the coding sequence ATGAATCCGAACAAAGATTACACGCCATTTTTACAGGATAACTTTATTATTTTTGTCAAAAATGGTATAATAGAAATGAAAAAAATACCAGACTTTGGAAGTGTAGTATTTACCAGTCAAGATGGTAATATTGTCCAGATTGAAACAACAATTAAAGAAAGATAG
- a CDS encoding ABC transporter substrate-binding protein, translated as MKKTWKVFLTLVTALVAVVLVACGQGTASKDNKEAELKKIDFILDWTPNTNHTGLYVAKEKGYFKEAGVDVDLKLPPEESSSDLVINGKAPFAIYFQDYMAKKLEKGAEITAVAAIVEHNTSGIISRKSDNVSSPKDLVGKKYGTWNDPTELAMLKTLVESQGGDFEKVEKVPNNDSNSITPIANGVFDTAWIYYGWDGILAKSQGVDANFMYLKDYVKEFDYYSPVIIANNDYLKDNKEEARKVIQAIKKGYQYAMEHPEDAADILIKNAPELKEKRDFVIESQKYLSKEYASDKEKWGQFDAARWNAFYKWDKENGILKEDLTDKGFTNEFVK; from the coding sequence ATGAAGAAAACATGGAAAGTGTTTTTAACGCTTGTAACGGCTCTTGTAGCTGTCGTGCTGGTGGCTTGTGGCCAAGGGACTGCTTCTAAGGACAACAAAGAAGCAGAACTCAAGAAGATTGACTTTATCCTAGACTGGACGCCAAATACCAACCACACAGGGCTGTATGTTGCCAAGGAAAAAGGTTATTTCAAAGAAGCTGGAGTGGATGTTGATTTGAAATTGCCACCAGAAGAAAGCTCATCTGACTTGGTAATCAATGGCAAGGCACCATTTGCTATCTATTTCCAAGACTACATGGCTAAGAAATTGGAAAAAGGGGCAGAAATCACTGCCGTTGCTGCTATCGTAGAACATAATACATCAGGAATCATCTCTCGTAAATCTGACAATGTAAGCAGTCCAAAGGACTTGGTTGGTAAGAAATACGGTACTTGGAATGACCCAACGGAGCTAGCTATGTTGAAAACATTAGTAGAATCACAAGGTGGAGACTTTGAGAAGGTCGAAAAAGTACCAAACAACGACTCAAACTCCATCACACCGATTGCCAATGGTGTCTTTGACACTGCTTGGATTTACTACGGTTGGGATGGTATTCTTGCCAAATCTCAAGGCGTAGATGCTAACTTCATGTACTTGAAAGACTATGTCAAGGAGTTTGACTACTACTCACCCGTTATCATCGCAAACAACGACTATCTAAAAGACAACAAGGAAGAAGCTCGCAAAGTCATCCAAGCCATCAAAAAAGGCTACCAATACGCTATGGAACACCCAGAAGACGCTGCCGATATCCTCATTAAGAATGCCCCTGAACTCAAAGAAAAACGTGACTTTGTCATCGAATCTCAAAAATACTTGTCAAAAGAATATGCAAGCGACAAGGAAAAATGGGGACAATTTGATGCTGCTCGCTGGAATGCCTTCTACAAATGGGACAAAGAAAATGGTATCCTTAAAGAAGACTTGACAGACAAAGGCTTCACTAACGAATTTGTAAAATAA
- a CDS encoding tyrosine-type recombinase/integrase gives MKITQHTKKDGSAVYRSSIYLGIDSVTGKKVKTTISARTKKELKNKATQAKVEFEKNGSTRKQRSHITTYSELVDLFWQTYQHTVKTNTQIKIKGCLNNYLLPSFGTYKLDKLTPVIIQTQVNKWADEYNQDGTGYKEYNHLHALNKRILQYGVSIQALDNNPTRDIVIPRKITRDKQEIKYFQDQELKSFLFYLDNLENTFINFYDTVLYKTLLATGLRIRECLALEWSDIDLQNGTIDINKTLNILNQVNSPKTKSSYRVLDIDHKTVLMLRLYRARQAENGRNIGLTYEKVFSDSFDNYINTRKLDYRLHKHLKNANCTDLGFHAFRHTHASILLNAGLPYKEIQTRLGHAKISVTMDTYSHLSKENQKRAVSFFETALEKIKSS, from the coding sequence ATGAAAATCACACAACACACGAAAAAAGACGGATCAGCAGTCTACCGCTCTAGTATCTATCTTGGCATTGATTCTGTGACTGGAAAAAAGGTCAAGACTACCATATCAGCACGAACAAAAAAAGAACTCAAAAACAAAGCCACCCAGGCTAAGGTAGAATTTGAGAAAAACGGCTCTACACGGAAACAACGCTCGCATATAACAACCTATAGCGAACTTGTGGACTTGTTTTGGCAAACCTACCAGCATACCGTAAAGACTAATACGCAGATTAAGATAAAAGGTTGCTTAAATAACTACCTCTTGCCCTCATTTGGTACTTACAAACTAGATAAACTTACTCCTGTTATTATCCAAACTCAAGTAAATAAGTGGGCGGATGAGTATAATCAGGACGGAACGGGGTATAAAGAATACAATCATCTTCACGCCTTAAATAAACGTATTCTACAGTATGGGGTTTCTATCCAAGCATTAGACAATAACCCTACTCGTGATATTGTCATTCCTAGAAAGATAACCAGAGATAAACAAGAAATTAAATACTTTCAAGATCAGGAACTTAAAAGCTTTCTCTTCTATCTCGATAACCTAGAAAATACCTTTATCAATTTTTATGATACTGTGCTTTATAAAACGCTCCTAGCTACTGGACTGCGTATCCGTGAATGTCTGGCCCTGGAATGGTCTGATATTGACCTGCAGAACGGAACGATCGATATTAATAAAACACTCAACATTTTAAACCAGGTAAACAGTCCTAAGACAAAATCAAGCTATAGAGTTCTAGATATCGATCATAAAACAGTGCTCATGCTTCGTCTCTACCGAGCAAGACAAGCAGAAAACGGTAGAAACATTGGCTTAACCTATGAGAAAGTATTCTCTGATAGCTTTGACAACTATATCAATACTCGAAAGCTTGATTATCGCCTACATAAGCACTTAAAAAACGCTAACTGTACTGATTTAGGCTTTCATGCTTTCCGACACACTCACGCTAGTATCTTGCTTAATGCTGGCCTGCCATACAAGGAAATACAGACACGGCTTGGCCATGCAAAAATATCTGTAACTATGGATACTTACAGCCATTTATCAAAAGAGAACCAAAAAAGAGCAGTCTCATTCTTTGAAACTGCCCTCGAAAAAATAAAAAGTTCTTAA
- a CDS encoding DUF4177 domain-containing protein, which yields MGFFDTVKQEGSFSTASGVNGLHYVVLQVTLKEKFFGTRSGNLTELEDVINKQASKGYRLHTITTANGGSKGLGGGDRIQATMVFEKII from the coding sequence ATGGGATTTTTTGATACTGTAAAACAAGAAGGTAGTTTTTCTACTGCATCTGGAGTAAATGGACTACACTACGTTGTCCTTCAGGTAACATTGAAAGAAAAGTTTTTCGGCACTAGATCAGGAAACCTTACAGAATTAGAAGATGTTATCAATAAACAAGCTTCAAAAGGTTATCGCCTGCATACAATCACAACCGCCAATGGCGGAAGCAAAGGACTAGGCGGTGGTGACCGTATCCAGGCTACAATGGTATTTGAGAAGATTATCTAA
- a CDS encoding ABC transporter permease, which produces MRNLKSMMRRQISLLGFLGVLSVWQLAGIFKLLPKFILPTPFEILQAFVRDREFLWHHSWATLRVALLGLILGVLIACLMAVLMDSLTWLNDLIYPMMVVIQTIPTIAIAPILVLWLGYGILPKIVLIILTTTFPIIVSILDGFRHCDKDMLTLFSLMRANPWQILWHFKIPVSLPYFYAGLRVSVSYAFITTVVSEWLGGFEGLGVYMIQSKKLFQYDTMFAIIILVSIISLLGMKLVDVSEKYVIKWKRP; this is translated from the coding sequence ATGAGAAACTTGAAAAGTATGATGAGACGACAGATTAGTCTTTTGGGATTTCTCGGAGTCTTGTCGGTCTGGCAGTTAGCGGGAATATTCAAACTTTTACCCAAGTTTATCCTGCCAACTCCTTTTGAAATTCTCCAGGCCTTTGTTCGCGACAGAGAATTTCTCTGGCACCATAGCTGGGCGACCTTGAGAGTGGCTTTACTAGGTCTAATTTTGGGAGTTTTGATTGCCTGTCTCATGGCTGTGCTCATGGATAGTCTGACTTGGCTTAATGATCTGATTTACCCTATGATGGTGGTTATCCAGACCATTCCGACCATTGCGATAGCTCCTATCTTGGTCTTGTGGCTAGGTTATGGGATTTTGCCCAAGATTGTCTTGATTATTCTGACGACAACCTTCCCTATCATTGTCAGTATCTTGGACGGTTTTAGACATTGTGACAAGGATATGCTGACCTTGTTTAGTCTGATGCGTGCAAACCCTTGGCAAATCCTGTGGCATTTTAAAATTCCGGTTAGCCTGCCTTACTTTTATGCAGGTCTGAGAGTCAGTGTCTCCTACGCCTTTATCACAACCGTGGTATCTGAGTGGTTGGGAGGTTTTGAGGGTCTTGGTGTTTATATGATTCAGTCAAAAAAACTGTTTCAGTATGATACCATGTTTGCCATTATTATTCTGGTGTCGATTATCAGCCTTTTGGGTATGAAATTGGTCGATGTTAGTGAAAAATATGTGATTAAATGGAAACGTCCCTAA
- a CDS encoding ABC transporter ATP-binding protein — MTEIRLEHVSYAYGDEKILEDINLQVTSGEVVSILGPSGVGKTTLFNLIAGILEVQSGRIILDGEENPKGHVSYMLQKDLLLEHKTVLGNIILPLLIQKVDKAEAIARADEILATFQLTAVRDKYPHELSGGMRQRVALLRTYLFGHKLFLLDEAFSALDEMTKMELHAWYLKIHKQLQLTTLIITHSIEEALNLSDRIYILKNRPGQIVSEIKLDWSENEDKEVQKIAYKRQILAELGLNI; from the coding sequence ATGACAGAAATTAGACTCGAACATGTAAGTTATGCCTATGGCGATGAAAAGATTTTAGAGGACATCAACCTGCAGGTGACTTCGGGTGAAGTGGTTTCTATCCTAGGTCCAAGTGGTGTTGGAAAGACCACCCTCTTTAACCTAATCGCTGGGATTTTAGAAGTCCAGTCTGGGCGAATTATCCTTGATGGCGAAGAAAATCCCAAGGGGCACGTGAGTTATATGCTGCAAAAGGATCTCCTCTTGGAGCACAAGACGGTTCTTGGCAATATCATCCTGCCCCTCTTGATTCAAAAGGTGGATAAGGCGGAGGCCATCGCCCGAGCGGATGAAATCCTTGCGACCTTTCAGCTGACAGCTGTACGGGACAAGTATCCTCATGAACTTAGCGGTGGGATGCGTCAGCGTGTGGCCTTGCTTCGGACCTACCTTTTCGGGCACAAGCTCTTTCTCTTGGATGAGGCCTTTAGCGCCTTGGATGAGATGACCAAGATGGAACTCCACGCTTGGTACCTTAAGATTCATAAGCAGCTGCAGCTGACGACCCTCATCATCACGCATAGTATCGAAGAGGCCCTCAATCTCAGCGACCGCATCTATATCTTGAAAAATCGTCCCGGGCAAATTGTTTCAGAAATTAAACTAGATTGGTCTGAAAACGAGGACAAGGAAGTCCAAAAAATTGCCTACAAACGTCAAATCTTGGCGGAATTGGGATTAAATATTTAG
- a CDS encoding thiamine-binding protein, whose amino-acid sequence MKASIALQVLPLSQGIDRIGIIDQVIAYLQAQSVTMVVTPFETVLEGEFDELMRILKEALEVAGQEADNVFANVKINVGEILSIDEKLEKYDETTD is encoded by the coding sequence ATGAAAGCAAGCATTGCCTTGCAAGTTTTGCCCTTATCACAGGGGATTGATCGAATTGGTATTATCGATCAAGTGATTGCTTATCTGCAAGCTCAGTCCGTGACCATGGTGGTGACACCATTTGAAACGGTCTTGGAAGGGGAGTTTGATGAGCTTATGCGCATTCTCAAAGAAGCGCTTGAAGTGGCCGGGCAGGAGGCAGATAATGTCTTTGCCAATGTCAAAATAAATGTGGGAGAGATTTTAAGCATTGATGAGAAACTTGAAAAGTATGATGAGACGACAGATTAG
- a CDS encoding SIR2 family protein, which yields MIKDIIENNSYPIVFIGSGMSKRYLENFPTWSNLLEEYWEQLNENQNIYQYMRNLEQNDDEIKSTLEDKRQFLINIKTASYIKKQYDDLFYSNKITLDGLTIQEAYVNKISPFNFSITKRFSEYTIKEEMKEELEEYKIFLSKAKVIVTTNYDTLTEDLLESINQKPTIYVGQKGFFDETFNWSELFKIHGDVNDPSSIVITEEDYNSYDKNSILISAKILSNLINSPIIFIGYSLSDRNVQKLLTDFASQLPNDDLRKNTNRITVVEYHEDIDVFDELIINNPSINISHSILKTNNYLRLFQEIGKINQGLTPYEVSKFESAIKKIVVTFGEKGELDNFLVSAENLDTLPEDIQKRRIIVALGDKKNMFVNPDFIDYVEDYFKDGATFLPEVALRFIANENTQTRIPLVKYLKNVDLNKYSFLSPKEIEKIERRISIMGKLDNLIDSIPKAYQKEYDKIEDILRLSSPKLAKLELITYNINKFSVDSVLDFINSNILPNLRESYFNRVSDLSAQRRLLLAYDLLKNGDII from the coding sequence ATGATTAAAGATATTATTGAAAATAATAGTTATCCTATCGTTTTTATTGGATCAGGAATGTCTAAAAGATACTTAGAAAATTTCCCTACTTGGTCTAATCTTCTCGAAGAGTATTGGGAACAACTTAATGAAAATCAAAATATTTACCAATATATGAGAAATTTAGAGCAGAATGACGATGAAATAAAAAGTACTCTGGAGGATAAAAGACAATTTTTAATAAATATCAAAACTGCAAGTTACATAAAAAAGCAGTACGACGATTTATTTTATAGCAACAAAATAACACTTGATGGCCTAACAATTCAGGAAGCTTACGTGAATAAAATTTCTCCTTTCAATTTTTCGATTACCAAAAGATTCTCTGAATACACAATCAAAGAAGAAATGAAAGAAGAACTAGAGGAGTATAAAATATTTCTATCGAAAGCAAAGGTTATCGTGACCACAAATTATGACACCTTAACAGAAGATTTACTAGAATCGATAAATCAAAAACCAACTATTTATGTTGGCCAAAAAGGATTCTTTGATGAAACTTTTAACTGGTCTGAATTATTTAAAATTCATGGTGATGTAAACGATCCTTCAAGTATTGTTATAACTGAGGAAGATTATAACAGTTATGATAAAAACTCGATATTAATTAGTGCTAAAATCCTTTCAAATCTTATCAATTCTCCAATTATTTTTATAGGTTATTCGCTTTCTGATAGAAATGTACAGAAACTTTTAACTGATTTTGCTTCTCAGTTACCTAATGACGACCTACGAAAAAATACTAACAGAATTACTGTAGTTGAATACCACGAAGATATAGATGTTTTTGATGAGCTAATAATCAATAACCCTTCAATAAATATCTCTCACTCTATACTAAAAACTAATAATTATTTGAGACTTTTTCAGGAAATAGGCAAGATTAATCAGGGATTAACTCCTTACGAAGTTAGTAAGTTTGAATCAGCGATTAAAAAAATTGTTGTGACTTTTGGAGAAAAAGGTGAATTAGATAACTTTCTTGTTAGTGCTGAAAATCTTGATACCTTACCTGAAGATATTCAAAAACGTCGCATTATTGTAGCATTAGGGGATAAAAAAAATATGTTTGTTAACCCTGATTTTATTGATTATGTGGAGGATTATTTTAAAGATGGTGCTACTTTTTTACCCGAAGTTGCACTTCGTTTTATTGCAAATGAAAATACCCAGACAAGAATTCCTTTAGTAAAATACCTAAAAAATGTTGATTTAAATAAGTATTCTTTCCTATCTCCTAAAGAAATAGAAAAAATAGAAAGAAGAATTTCCATTATGGGGAAATTAGATAATTTAATCGATTCTATTCCTAAAGCTTATCAAAAAGAATATGATAAAATAGAAGATATTTTACGATTATCTTCTCCAAAATTAGCAAAGCTAGAATTGATTACCTATAATATTAATAAATTTTCGGTAGACAGTGTTTTAGATTTCATAAACAGTAATATTCTTCCAAATTTAAGAGAAAGCTACTTTAATAGAGTGAGTGACTTATCTGCTCAAAGAAGACTATTATTAGCTTATGACTTACTTAAAAACGGGGATATAATTTAG
- a CDS encoding CtsR family transcriptional regulator, which yields MRFKNTSDHIEAYIKAILDQSGIVELQRSQLADTFQVVPSQINYVIKTRFTESRGYLVESKRGGGGYIRIGRIEFSSHHEMLRDLLYSIGERVSQEIYEDILQLLVEQDLMTKQEMTLLTSVATDRVLGEESSVVRANMLRQLLQEVDRKEK from the coding sequence ATGAGATTTAAAAATACATCAGATCATATCGAAGCCTATATCAAGGCAATTTTAGACCAGTCTGGTATCGTGGAATTGCAGCGGAGTCAGTTGGCGGATACCTTTCAGGTTGTGCCAAGTCAGATCAACTATGTCATCAAGACACGTTTTACGGAAAGTAGAGGTTACTTGGTTGAGAGCAAGCGAGGTGGTGGAGGCTACATTCGCATTGGGCGGATTGAGTTTTCCAGTCATCATGAGATGCTCCGCGATTTGCTTTACTCGATTGGTGAGCGAGTTAGTCAGGAGATTTATGAGGATATTCTCCAGCTTTTGGTGGAGCAGGACTTGATGACCAAGCAGGAAATGACCTTGCTGACTTCAGTAGCAACAGATCGTGTCCTAGGGGAGGAATCCTCAGTTGTCCGTGCCAATATGCTCCGGCAGCTATTACAAGAGGTAGATAGAAAAGAGAAGTAA